GCTGAGTTGAAGATAGTTCTTGGGAGGACTGTGGAGAAACAGAGATTGATTGTCGAGAACATCTACCTGAAACAGGAGCTGGAAGCGAGAGTCGGTTTCGAAAAAGTGATTGCAGAGTCGAACGGAATGAAGGAGGTGCTCAGTACAGTTGCCAGGGTTGCCAGGTCGAAGGCTACTGTGCTCCTGACCGGCGAGAGCGGAACGGGCAAAGAGGTGGTAGCAAGAGCAATACACTATGCGAGCGACAGGAATAAAGAAAGATTTGTGCCTGTCGCATGCGCTGCGCTGCCCGAAACCCTTCTTGAGGCGGAACTCTTTGGGGCAGAAAAAGGTGCATACACGGGCCTGGACCGTATGAGACGTGGAAGATTTGAACTGGCTGATGGTGGAACTCTTTTCCTGGATGAGATAGGAGACATCCCGCCTACTATTCAGGCGAAATTGCTGAGGGTTCTTCAGGAACACGAGATCATGAGATTGGGAAGTGACAAGACCCTCAAGGTGGATGTGAGAGTGGTGGCAGCCACAAACAGGCCGCTCAAGGAGAAAATATCCGAAGGGGAGTTCAGAGAGGACCTCTACTACAGGCTCAATGTAGTTTCTATTGAGATTCCGCCGCTGCGCGACAGGCGTGAAGACATCATGTCGCTTGCCGACCACTTTATCAAACACTTTGCATCCGAGTCGGGCAAGGAGATAAAGGGGTTTGCGCGAAGTGCCAAGGATTCCCTTTTGATGTATGACTGGCCCGGCAACGTGAGAGAGTTGGAGAACGCGATCGAAAGAGCGGTTGTCCTATCCAGGGGAGACACGATTGAGAATTTGGATCTCCCTTTTCCTGTGGCAAAGGCCGTGAAGACAGACGATCTATCCATGGAGGCCGTCGAAAAGGAGCATCTGGAACGAGTCCTGTGTAAGGTCGGGTGGAACATTGGCAAGGCGGCCGAGATTCTCAAGATTCACAGGAATACCCTGGCAGCAAAACTGAAGAAGTATGGATTAACAAAGGACAGGAGGAAGATGGATAGTTGAGAGAGAGGGCTGGGCATAAGCCCTCACCGTGCAAGGTATTAGGATTAGGAGATAAGAAGTTACTTGAGCCCTACCTCAGGGCTATTGCAGCCCTTGGATACAGTCCCTCCACAGATTCTGACGCAGATATCATAGTTGCCATTGATCCTTCTGACAATGATCTCAGAAGGCTCAGAAAGGACCCGTCAACAAGATTTGTACCAGTCATCGCGGTGATGGAACAGGTAGGAACATGGCCGGATGGAGCAGACCTGGTAATCAAATCTCCAGCATCTCCGCAATTTGTAGCAGCCCAATTACAAGCCCTCAGAAAGAGAATACTGATTGAAAGGTCAGTTTCACCACTGACAGGACTGCCGGGTGCTTCCAGCACAGAGATGGAGATAGAGTCGAGGTTCGATTCAGGGGCTGTATTCTATGTGTCGTACATTGACATAAACAACTTCAAACCATTCAATGATGCCTATGGCTTTGAGAAGGGAGATCTGGTCATAAAAGCCCTTTCGTCTGCCATCGTAGATGGTCTTTCCAGGTTTGATACTGAGGATTCCTTTTCTGGGCATATAGGTGGCGATGACTTCGTTGTGGTGAGCGGCCGCGAGCCGGGCTCTGTCATGAGGTGGCTGGCGTTGGAATTTGACCGGTTGGTTCGAGGGTTCTATACAGAGATCGACCGGTCGAGAGGCGGCATCGTCTCCTTTGACAGAGAAGGGAGGAGGAAGAAATTCCCGCTCATGTCCATTTCTATTGCCTCTTTACGCTGTGGCAAAGAGGCGAGCACCAGCAGGGAAATGTCTCAGCAACTGACAAGCTTGAAGAGGAAGGCGAAGTACGAGGCGACGTGCACAGAGGGTTCTGTGTTCCTTAGTTCCGAAGGGAGTGACAAGGGGACCGATACGGAGATCTTATTGGGTAGCCTGATTGTGAATGACTCAATTCCCACATCCTACAGAAGAGCAGTCATAGAAGCTGCAGGCGAACTCCACCTAGGCGAAACTGTTGATTGCCTGAAACTGATGCTCAGACAGTCTCCGGATGAGAAGTTGAGGAAATCAGCAGCATACTCGCTTGGAAGAATAGCGGACAGAGAAAGTACTGGTGAACTCATGGCGGCGTTAAGTGATACTTCAGCCCATGTGAGAATGAGAGCTGCTGAGGCCCTAGGCGAAATGGGGGATGGGAGTGCGCTTGAACCTCTGTTAAGAGCGGGATCGGATGTTTCAAGGCATGTGAGATGCGCGGCTCTGACATCTATCGG
The nucleotide sequence above comes from candidate division TA06 bacterium. Encoded proteins:
- a CDS encoding sigma-54-dependent Fis family transcriptional regulator, encoding MSGPRVLIVDDEKVQRDLLQGFLEKEGYDVTSAASGEEAVELASSQGFEIALIDLKMPGMDGVATLRSLREKNPELAGIIMTAFASVDTAVSAMKQGAHEYLTKPIDLAELKIVLGRTVEKQRLIVENIYLKQELEARVGFEKVIAESNGMKEVLSTVARVARSKATVLLTGESGTGKEVVARAIHYASDRNKERFVPVACAALPETLLEAELFGAEKGAYTGLDRMRRGRFELADGGTLFLDEIGDIPPTIQAKLLRVLQEHEIMRLGSDKTLKVDVRVVAATNRPLKEKISEGEFREDLYYRLNVVSIEIPPLRDRREDIMSLADHFIKHFASESGKEIKGFARSAKDSLLMYDWPGNVRELENAIERAVVLSRGDTIENLDLPFPVAKAVKTDDLSMEAVEKEHLERVLCKVGWNIGKAAEILKIHRNTLAAKLKKYGLTKDRRKMDS
- a CDS encoding diguanylate cyclase, whose product is MRERAGHKPSPCKVLGLGDKKLLEPYLRAIAALGYSPSTDSDADIIVAIDPSDNDLRRLRKDPSTRFVPVIAVMEQVGTWPDGADLVIKSPASPQFVAAQLQALRKRILIERSVSPLTGLPGASSTEMEIESRFDSGAVFYVSYIDINNFKPFNDAYGFEKGDLVIKALSSAIVDGLSRFDTEDSFSGHIGGDDFVVVSGREPGSVMRWLALEFDRLVRGFYTEIDRSRGGIVSFDREGRRKKFPLMSISIASLRCGKEASTSREMSQQLTSLKRKAKYEATCTEGSVFLSSEGSDKGTDTEILLGSLIVNDSIPTSYRRAVIEAAGELHLGETVDCLKLMLRQSPDEKLRKSAAYSLGRIADRESTGELMAALSDTSAHVRMRAAEALGEMGDGSALEPLLRAGSDVSRHVRCAALTSIGRLGIHSAMPHLAEATRDRSVDVRISAVKALGALGGSAAYPELVRCLKEGPSPVTKAAAEALGYIPDVRCVDVLCQVLESHDLDCVWRAAYSIYLIGKSGLVQVDKSHVADLLLNHLGSKNGYVLRTCAMALGAIGHLEAVGPVVGLLRDPRDYVRSAAAVALGKIGDKRALGPLRLAMKDGRATVKRNAAWALGELGVPEALETLRVLLKDRFESVREMAAMSICKLVEKHSSQNEKH